A stretch of Vespula vulgaris chromosome 5, iyVesVulg1.1, whole genome shotgun sequence DNA encodes these proteins:
- the LOC127063787 gene encoding tax1-binding protein 3 homolog, whose amino-acid sequence MCAKMAFQHQAGTAMECLSIPITLHKETEVNENGEEVMKCGFKIGGGIDQDFRKSPQGYTDNGIYVTEVHEGSPAAKSGLRMHDKILQCNGYDFTMVTHKKAVSYIKKHPVLNLLVARKGVTST is encoded by the exons atGTGCGCAAAAATGGCTTTTCAACATCAAGCGGGCACTGCGATGGAATGCCTGAGT ATACCAATAACTTTGCATAAAGAAACTGAAGTTAATGAAAATGGAGAAGAAGTTATGAAATGTGGATTTAAAATTGGAGGAGGAATAGATCAAGATTTTCGAAAGAGTCCACAAGGCTACACggataat GGTATATATGTAACTGAAGTTCATGAAGGGTCACCAGCAGCTAAAAGCGGTCTTAGAATGCATGACAAAATTCTACAGTGCAATGGATACGATTTCACAATGGTTACTCATAAAAAAGCTGTTTcttatataaagaaacatccagtattaaatttattggtAGCCCGCAAAGGCGTAACCAGTACTTAA
- the LOC127063789 gene encoding protein transport protein Sec61 subunit beta produces MPAAPSATSVGSAGRSPSKAIAPRAGGSGTVRQRKTATATSSRNRNTGTSSGGMWRFYTDDSPGIKVGPVPVLVMSLLFIASVFMLHIWGKYTRS; encoded by the exons ATG CCTGCCGCACCTAGTGCCACGTCGGTTGGATCCGCGGGTCGTTCACCTAGCAAAgctatagcacctagagcagGTGGCAGTGGTACTGTCAGACAACGCAAAACTGCCACTGCTACTTCATCTAGAAATAGAAACACCGGTACAAGTTCTGGTGGTATGTGGAGATTTTACACGGATGATTCGCCTGGTATCAAAGT cGGTCCAGTACCAGTACTGGTCATGTCCCTCTTGTTCATCGCATCTGTGTTCATGCTTCACATTTGGGGAAAATACACCAGATCTTAA